The Fusobacterium necrophorum subsp. necrophorum genome includes the window GCTACATTCTTATATAAAATCATATCCATTTTTGCATCAATGAAAATACCCTTTCTTTTGTTATGACTTCTTACCTTCGTACTTTGTACCGGAAAATTCTTCTGCAATACTTCCACCACATACTTATTGATGGTGGACGCTGCAATAACCACTGTCCCGTTCGGAGTTTCCACTTGATAATCTTTATTCCTTTCAAATTTCGTCATCAATTTATATACCGCCAAAAGAACGTATAGGACAGATAATGCCAAAATAGCAGTTTCCAACATAAAAGAGGAAATGGTAATATATTTGGTAATCAAACTTGGAAGTACCAGGTAAACAATATTGAAAATTCCGATGCAAAAAATTCCCAGCCACGCTAGAAAGAATAAAATTTTTTTACCCATAATATCCTCCTCTATAAAAAGAGGCGTTATGAAACGCCTCCTATTTTATTATAAGTCTTCTTCTAAAATCGGTTCTTCTCTGTCCATCACATTTTGTACATAAACATTGACCTCTACTACTTTTAAACCACTTAAATCAGAAACCGTTTTCAACACAGCTTCTTGAACCGCCTGTGCCACAATCGGAATTTTATATCCATATTCCACAACAACATACACTTCAATACTGCATTCTTTTTCTCCAACTTCCACTTTCACTCCGTTGGTAAGTCGTTTCTTCCCAAGCATTTTGCTAACTTCATCCACAACTCCGCCGGCAAGTTTGTAGATTCCCTCTACTTCAGAAGCGGCTTTCGCTGCGATTGTCTTAATAACCTCGTCTGCTATTCTAATATTTCCTAATTCGCTCATGCAAAACACCTCCACATTTGTTATTACTACTATTATAACTTATTTTCTTGGAAAAAACTATTCCTTTTTTATTTTCCTGAAAAATTTTCTTCCATAAAAGCTGTCGTGATGTTTCCTTTTTGATAATTTTCATTCTCCAACACTTGTAAATAAAAAGGAATTGTAGTTTCCACTCCCTCTATGACATATTCTGACAAAGCCCGTTTCATTTTTGCAATCGCTTCCTGTCGATTGACCCCGAAAGCAATTATTTTTCCTATCATAGAATCGTAGTAAGGACTGATTTCATATCCCGCATAGCTATGAGAATCTACTCGAATTCCGTTCCCTCCGGGAACAATATATTGTTGAATCACTCCGGGACTCGGTAAAAAATCCTTTGGACTTTCCGCATTGATACGACATTCAATAGCATGTCCGAATACAGCGACATCTTGCTGTTTGATATTTAATTTTTCCCCGGCTGCCAAACGAATTTGCAATTGAATAATATCGATTCCGGTCACCAGCTCCGTTACCGTATGTTCCACTTGTACCCGAGTATTCATTTCCATAAAATAGTATTGATTGTTTTTATCCACTAAAAATTCCAAAGTTCCGGCAGAATTATATTGAATGGCCTTTGCCAAACGAACCGCTGCTTCTCCCATTTCATTCTGTATCTTAAAAGGAACGGAAAAAGCGGGGGCTTCTTCGATCATTTTTTGATGTCGTCTTTGAATGGAACAATCTCTTGTGCTCAAGTGAATCACATTCCCATAGTTATCTCCTAAAATTTGTACTTCCACATGTCTAGGTTCTTCAATATATTTTTCAATATAGACATCTCCATTTCCAAAAGCGGCCAGAGCTTCCTGTTGAGCTGCCGCCATATTTTCTCGAAGTTCTTCCTCGGAAAAAGCAATTCTCATTCCCTTTCCTCCTCCGCCTGCGGTTGCCTTAATCATAACGGGATAGTGAATTTCTTCCTCTACTTTTTTCACTGCCTCTTCCACAGTTTGTAAAATTCCCGTTCCTCTGGATACGGGTACTTCATTGGCGATAGCGGTTGCCCTTGCGGTTGCCTTATCTCCCATATTTTGAATACAATCGACTCTGGGACCGATAAAGGTAATATCATGACTCATACAAATTTCTGCAAATTTTGCATTTTCCGACAAAAATCCATATCCCGGATGAATGGCATCCGCTCCTGTCGCTTCTGCTGCCGCCATGATGTTCGGAATTTTCAAGTAAGAATCCGTGCTGGCATTTCCTCCAATACACACTGCCTCATCTGCCAATCGAACATGCAAACTGTCTCGATCCGCTTCGGAATAAACGGCTACCGTCTTTATATTTAACTCTTTGGCGGCTCGAATGATTCTAACAGCAATTTCACCACGATTTGCCACTAATATTTTTTGAAACATTTTTTCCTCCTGCTTTTGTCCTTCTATTCTTGTATTTTAATCAATTTTTTTCCGTAGTCGATAACATCTCCATTTTTTACTAAAATCTCTTCTATCACTCCGGAAAATTTGGAAATCAAAGGAGTAGAAATTCCAATGCTCGTTACATAACCTATGGTATCCCCAACTTTCAACTCTTCTCCGACTTCAATATACGCCTTTCCATTTTCTCGTAAGAAAAAGTACTTTCCTATTCCTTCGGAAATGACATATTTACTTGTATCCGCTTTCTCTCTTTCTCTTTGCTTGCTTCGCTCTTTCTTCTTCTCTTTGACACCGGAAGCGGCTGTCAAGGTAATTTTTCCCTGCTCTCCCTCATAGGACAACTCTTCCAGTTGATATCGATTCAGTATTTTCATCATCTCTTCAATGCTGTGATGATCTAATTTCATGTTGTATCCTCCTCATCTATAATTATGATTCTTTCCATCTTATCTTAACTCTATTTTTTCCGATAATTTGACTCATCTCCTCGAAAAAAGAGAGATTCAAATGAATGCTAAAAGAGCTTTTTCGCAATTTTTTCCCTTCTTTTCCTTGAAGAGCAAAATATAATTCATGATTTCCCCCTCGATATTGCAAAAGACTTTCTTTCAATTGACGATAATGCCCCATATCCTCTTCCAAAATATGAAGATATACCTTTAGACTGCTCTGAGCCAAAAAATGTTCAAAAGAAAATAATTTTTGCACGATAATTTTTTTGCTCTCTTCTCCTCGAAAATAATCTGTTTGCACTTTTCCTCTTAGAAATACAATAGTCCTATCCAATAAAAGAAAGCCGCTCTCCTGATAAATTTTTGGAAAAATGACCGTAGGAATTTGTCCTTGATAGTTTTCCAAATCGGCAAATGCCATAGGATCCCCTTTTTTAGTTCTCGTTTTCTTCAAATTCTGTACAATTCCATAAAGCCAAACTTCTTTTTCCGTATGTTCTTCCTTTAACACATTCAATTCATCAAACTCGAAACTGCGGTACAAACTTTCATATTTGTCCAAAGGATTGGCACTGACATAAAAGCCCAAAAACTCTTTTTCTTTTTCCAAAAGAATATCCATAGGATATTCCTCTAGCTGAGGAAGAGAAAATTGGATTAAATTTTTCTTGGAATCCCCGAATAAATTCATCTGTTGAATATCATCCGCCTTGGATTTTCTCTGTACATAGTCCAGAACCTTATCCAAACTTTCTATTTTTTCATGTCGATTTCCCGGCAAAGAATCCAAGGCTCCCGCATAGATAAATGCTTCCAAGCCCTTTTTATTCAAGCCTTCCTTTCGCATTCTTTCCACAAAATCCTCATAGGATAGGAACTTTCCTCTTTTTTCCTTTTCTTCCTTAATTTTTTCTGAAATTCCGGTTCCCACATTTTTAATCGCAGATAGAGCAAATAAAATTTTATCTTCTTTAACTACGAAGCGGGAAGACGGAAATTGTACATCCGGAGTTTGAATTTCCACCCCATGTGCCTTCGCGTCTGCAAAATAGAATGAAATTTTATCAATATCTGAAATTTCGGAACTAAGTAAGGCAGCATAAAAATACTTCGGATAATGAGACTTGAAATATGCAGTCCAATATGCAATCAAAGCATAGGCGGCTGAATGGGATTTATTAAATCCATAGCCTGCAAACTTATCAATCAAATCGAAAATTTCTTCCGCTTTTTCTCTTTCATATCCTTTTTTT containing:
- the amaP gene encoding alkaline shock response membrane anchor protein AmaP — its product is MGKKILFFLAWLGIFCIGIFNIVYLVLPSLITKYITISSFMLETAILALSVLYVLLAVYKLMTKFERNKDYQVETPNGTVVIAASTINKYVVEVLQKNFPVQSTKVRSHNKRKGIFIDAKMDMILYKNVADSIQEIQSKIMEEVQDKLGIQIKKIKVHLSNMAVQNEAKAEVSEEEVK
- a CDS encoding Asp23/Gls24 family envelope stress response protein, with the protein product MSELGNIRIADEVIKTIAAKAASEVEGIYKLAGGVVDEVSKMLGKKRLTNGVKVEVGEKECSIEVYVVVEYGYKIPIVAQAVQEAVLKTVSDLSGLKVVEVNVYVQNVMDREEPILEEDL
- the accC gene encoding acetyl-CoA carboxylase biotin carboxylase subunit; translation: MFQKILVANRGEIAVRIIRAAKELNIKTVAVYSEADRDSLHVRLADEAVCIGGNASTDSYLKIPNIMAAAEATGADAIHPGYGFLSENAKFAEICMSHDITFIGPRVDCIQNMGDKATARATAIANEVPVSRGTGILQTVEEAVKKVEEEIHYPVMIKATAGGGGKGMRIAFSEEELRENMAAAQQEALAAFGNGDVYIEKYIEEPRHVEVQILGDNYGNVIHLSTRDCSIQRRHQKMIEEAPAFSVPFKIQNEMGEAAVRLAKAIQYNSAGTLEFLVDKNNQYYFMEMNTRVQVEHTVTELVTGIDIIQLQIRLAAGEKLNIKQQDVAVFGHAIECRINAESPKDFLPSPGVIQQYIVPGGNGIRVDSHSYAGYEISPYYDSMIGKIIAFGVNRQEAIAKMKRALSEYVIEGVETTIPFYLQVLENENYQKGNITTAFMEENFSGK
- a CDS encoding biotin/lipoyl-containing protein produces the protein MKLDHHSIEEMMKILNRYQLEELSYEGEQGKITLTAASGVKEKKKERSKQREREKADTSKYVISEGIGKYFFLRENGKAYIEVGEELKVGDTIGYVTSIGISTPLISKFSGVIEEILVKNGDVIDYGKKLIKIQE